The following are encoded in a window of Aerococcus sanguinicola genomic DNA:
- a CDS encoding cation-translocating P-type ATPase, with product MDVPAVENEFQTSTTGLTDAQAKERLDQYGPNEIQEGESKSTFQKFIDQFKDLMIIILLIAAVLSVVLEGYEGMVDAIIILAVVIINAILGVIQENKAEDAINSLKEMSSPQANVRRDGEIRAIDSREIVPGDVVLLEAGNVVPADMRLIESNSLQIEEAALTGESVPVTKNLELVDDTAAIGDRKNMAFSSTNVTYGRGAGIVTGTGMNTEVGHIATMLDNAETKKTPLQEDQDKLSKFLTVAIIVIAVIIFVVGLVQGRYWVDMLLTAISIAVAALPEGLPAISTIILALGTQKMADRNALVRKLPAVETLGGTEVICSDKTGTLTQNKMTIEKVYYNGQIHDASEDIDFEEPVFKIMNMANDTTVSADKSLAGDPTETAMVQFGIDKGFQLDEALQAQPRIGEIPFDSERKMSTTVHPSSDKAQGQFVVMTKGAPDVIIDNCDYYYENGQIHEMTEAYRDKLLTANHDMAVEALRVLAMAFKYIDQEADEYTSEEHERHLVYAGMVGEIDPERPEAKDAIATAKAAGIRTVMITGDHQTTAAAIAERLGIITEEHDESAVTTGAYLDTIDDNQLEQEVEQYSVYARVAPEHKVRIVRAWQSKTHNKVVAMTGDGVNDAPSLKQADIGIGMGITGTEVSKGASDMVLADDNFATIVHAVEEGRKVFANIQKAVQYLLSANLGEVMTLFIATFANWTILEPIHILWINLVTDTFPAIALGLEEAEPDVMEHRPRGRRTNLLSGGVLEGIIYQGIYEGGITLFVYWYAINKMQVEHVDAEAMAFLTLAFIQLAHAFNCKSVYRSLFSGNPFNNKAFNLAILVSAAMLIITVFVPGLNDAFGTIHLVNDPNAGQMWTVIIVAALSIIPYVEIIKFFLRQSGYAAKSEDHK from the coding sequence ATGGATGTTCCCGCCGTTGAAAATGAATTCCAAACGTCAACGACAGGCTTGACCGATGCCCAAGCCAAAGAACGTCTGGACCAATACGGCCCCAACGAAATCCAAGAAGGTGAAAGTAAGTCTACTTTCCAAAAGTTTATTGATCAGTTCAAGGACCTCATGATCATTATCCTGCTTATTGCAGCCGTGCTTTCCGTTGTCCTGGAAGGCTATGAGGGGATGGTCGACGCGATCATTATTCTTGCCGTTGTTATTATTAATGCCATTCTTGGGGTTATCCAAGAGAACAAGGCTGAAGACGCTATTAATTCATTGAAGGAAATGTCTTCGCCCCAAGCCAATGTCCGCCGTGACGGTGAAATTCGCGCCATTGATTCGCGCGAAATTGTGCCTGGCGACGTTGTTTTACTAGAAGCAGGGAATGTCGTGCCAGCCGATATGCGCTTGATCGAAAGCAATTCCTTGCAGATTGAAGAAGCGGCCCTTACCGGGGAATCTGTACCTGTTACTAAGAACTTAGAATTGGTGGACGACACAGCAGCTATCGGGGACCGTAAAAATATGGCCTTCTCCTCCACTAACGTCACTTATGGTCGCGGCGCCGGGATCGTTACTGGAACCGGTATGAACACAGAAGTCGGCCATATCGCGACCATGCTAGATAATGCCGAAACTAAGAAGACGCCACTCCAGGAAGACCAAGATAAATTATCTAAATTCCTTACCGTGGCAATCATTGTTATCGCTGTTATTATCTTTGTGGTTGGTTTAGTCCAAGGCCGCTACTGGGTGGACATGCTCCTAACTGCGATTTCAATCGCCGTTGCTGCCCTTCCTGAAGGTCTGCCAGCCATCTCAACCATTATCCTCGCCCTGGGGACACAAAAGATGGCCGACCGCAATGCCCTAGTTCGTAAATTACCAGCCGTTGAAACCCTGGGTGGGACTGAAGTTATTTGTTCCGACAAGACCGGTACCCTCACCCAAAATAAGATGACCATTGAAAAGGTCTACTACAATGGCCAAATCCATGATGCTAGTGAAGATATTGACTTCGAAGAACCTGTCTTCAAGATCATGAACATGGCGAACGACACCACGGTTTCAGCTGACAAGAGCCTAGCTGGGGACCCAACCGAGACAGCCATGGTTCAATTCGGGATCGACAAGGGCTTCCAACTCGATGAAGCGCTCCAAGCCCAACCTCGGATTGGTGAAATCCCATTCGACTCTGAACGTAAGATGTCAACTACTGTTCATCCAAGCTCAGACAAGGCTCAAGGCCAATTCGTTGTCATGACCAAGGGTGCGCCTGACGTTATTATTGACAACTGTGACTACTACTATGAAAATGGTCAGATCCACGAAATGACCGAAGCCTACCGTGACAAGCTCTTAACTGCTAACCACGATATGGCTGTTGAAGCCCTGCGTGTCCTCGCTATGGCCTTCAAGTATATCGACCAAGAAGCCGACGAGTATACGAGTGAAGAACACGAACGTCATTTGGTATATGCTGGTATGGTCGGTGAAATCGACCCTGAACGTCCAGAAGCTAAGGACGCGATCGCTACCGCTAAGGCGGCTGGTATCCGGACCGTTATGATCACGGGTGACCACCAAACAACAGCTGCTGCCATTGCAGAACGTTTAGGTATCATTACTGAAGAACACGATGAATCTGCAGTAACCACTGGGGCCTACCTCGATACCATCGATGATAATCAATTAGAACAAGAAGTTGAACAATACTCTGTTTATGCTCGGGTTGCTCCTGAACATAAGGTAAGAATTGTTCGCGCTTGGCAATCTAAGACCCATAACAAGGTTGTTGCCATGACCGGTGACGGGGTCAACGATGCCCCATCCCTCAAACAAGCCGACATCGGGATTGGTATGGGGATCACTGGGACAGAAGTGTCTAAGGGTGCTTCCGACATGGTACTGGCTGACGACAACTTCGCCACCATTGTCCATGCGGTTGAAGAAGGACGTAAAGTCTTCGCTAACATCCAAAAGGCGGTTCAATACCTCTTATCAGCTAACCTGGGTGAAGTTATGACCCTCTTTATTGCAACCTTTGCTAACTGGACTATCCTGGAGCCGATCCACATTCTTTGGATTAACTTGGTAACCGACACCTTCCCAGCCATTGCACTTGGTCTGGAAGAAGCGGAACCTGACGTGATGGAACACAGACCGCGTGGCCGCCGAACCAACCTCCTATCAGGTGGGGTTCTGGAAGGGATCATCTACCAAGGGATCTACGAAGGTGGTATTACCCTCTTCGTTTACTGGTATGCTATCAACAAGATGCAAGTTGAACATGTCGATGCGGAAGCGATGGCCTTCCTAACCTTGGCCTTTATCCAGCTCGCCCACGCCTTCAACTGTAAGTCTGTTTACCGGTCACTCTTCTCAGGTAATCCATTTAACAACAAGGCCTTCAACTTGGCCATCCTGGTCTCTGCTGCCATGCTGATCATTACCGTCTTTGTGCCAGGCTTAAACGATGCCTTCGGTACCATCCACTTGGTTAATGATCCAAATGCCGGTCAAATGTGGACAGTTATCATTGTTGCTGCCCTGTCTATCATTCCTTACGTAGAGATTATCAAATTCTTCCTACGTCAATCCGGCTATGCAGCCAAGTCAGAAGATCATAAATAA
- a CDS encoding Tex family protein, which produces MNEDYLKLVHQEMPTYSKKQIQSVLSLLEEGNTVPFIARYRKEQTGSFDEVEIRKIQKSYDYIENLEKRRETILDTIEAAGKLKPKLKKEILKADKLQELEDLYEPYKPKRRTKATIAKDQGLEGLAEWLYASPKTGDPKEEAAKYVTEEAPSLEDALAGAHEILCEWISETARYRQWLRRYVKEEGRLVSEKAKGAEDNKQVYKVYYDFSQALGKLKPYQVLALNRGEKEKILRLNFEFDEFPVLEYLVNQVIDGHPVSLKELQAAIQDAMQRFLLPAVEREIRSELTEEAEAHAIESFSDNLYHLLMQAPLKGRVVLGLDPAFRTGCKLAVVDETGKFLDKAIIYPTHPVNKVEEAAKIFGQLVEKYGVEMVAIGNGTASRESEQFVADQIQNRFPNLKYMIVNESGASVYSASKVARAEFPDFNVEERSAVSIARRLQDPLAELVKIDPKSIGVGQYQHDVSQKELSDSLDFTVETVVNRVGVNLNTASPSLLVHVSGVNKSVAKNIVAYRNDNGLFKNRQELKDVSRLGPKAFEQCAGFLRILNGEEVLDATAIHPESYKLTNKILADQGIDLADIHEDAVRQQIKDWNIPSLAAAYQIGEESLKDIQESLLAPGRDPRDDLDAPILRSDVLKLSDLKEGMALQGTVRNVVDFGAFVDVGVKQDGLVHISKLSKKFVKHPSDVVAVGEIVNVWVESVDTQTGRIGLTMIED; this is translated from the coding sequence ATGAATGAAGATTATTTGAAGTTAGTGCATCAAGAGATGCCGACTTATTCGAAGAAACAAATCCAAAGTGTCCTCAGCTTGTTGGAGGAGGGCAATACGGTTCCTTTTATCGCCCGCTACCGGAAGGAACAGACGGGATCCTTCGATGAAGTGGAAATTCGTAAGATCCAAAAATCTTATGATTATATTGAAAATCTGGAGAAACGCCGGGAAACGATCCTCGACACCATTGAAGCCGCAGGTAAGCTAAAACCCAAGCTGAAAAAAGAAATCCTGAAGGCGGATAAGCTCCAAGAATTAGAAGACCTCTATGAACCCTACAAACCCAAGCGTCGGACCAAGGCGACCATTGCTAAGGACCAGGGCTTGGAAGGCTTGGCTGAATGGCTCTATGCCAGTCCTAAAACGGGGGACCCCAAAGAGGAAGCGGCCAAGTATGTCACTGAAGAAGCCCCTAGCCTAGAAGATGCCCTAGCTGGAGCCCATGAAATCCTCTGTGAATGGATCAGCGAAACGGCTCGCTACCGGCAATGGCTGCGCCGCTATGTCAAAGAAGAAGGGCGCCTAGTGAGTGAGAAGGCCAAGGGAGCGGAAGATAATAAGCAGGTCTACAAGGTCTACTATGACTTCTCTCAAGCTCTCGGCAAGCTCAAACCCTATCAAGTCCTGGCCTTGAACCGCGGCGAGAAAGAAAAAATCCTGCGCTTGAACTTTGAATTTGATGAATTTCCAGTCTTAGAGTACTTAGTTAACCAGGTGATCGATGGTCACCCTGTCAGCTTGAAGGAACTCCAGGCAGCGATCCAGGACGCCATGCAGCGCTTCCTCCTGCCGGCAGTGGAAAGGGAAATCCGCTCCGAATTGACCGAGGAGGCCGAAGCCCATGCCATTGAAAGCTTCTCTGACAACCTCTACCACTTGCTCATGCAGGCGCCGCTCAAGGGCCGGGTTGTTTTAGGCTTAGATCCTGCCTTCCGGACCGGCTGTAAGTTAGCGGTCGTGGATGAAACAGGGAAGTTTCTCGACAAGGCAATTATCTATCCAACCCACCCCGTCAATAAAGTCGAAGAAGCCGCTAAGATTTTCGGCCAACTAGTTGAAAAATATGGGGTAGAAATGGTGGCCATTGGGAATGGGACCGCGAGCCGAGAATCGGAGCAATTCGTGGCCGACCAAATCCAAAACCGGTTTCCAAATCTCAAATACATGATTGTTAATGAGAGTGGGGCCTCGGTCTATTCCGCTAGCAAAGTGGCCCGGGCAGAGTTTCCAGACTTTAATGTCGAGGAACGGTCAGCCGTCAGCATTGCCCGCCGCCTCCAAGACCCGCTGGCAGAATTGGTGAAGATTGATCCAAAATCCATTGGCGTCGGCCAATACCAACATGATGTTTCCCAGAAAGAACTCTCCGACTCTCTTGACTTTACCGTCGAAACCGTGGTGAACCGGGTAGGGGTGAACTTGAATACGGCCAGTCCTTCCTTGCTGGTCCATGTGTCAGGTGTCAACAAGTCGGTGGCCAAGAATATTGTAGCCTACCGCAATGACAATGGACTCTTTAAGAACCGTCAAGAACTCAAGGATGTTTCCCGCTTAGGGCCTAAAGCCTTCGAACAATGTGCCGGCTTCTTGCGTATCCTCAACGGGGAAGAAGTCCTCGATGCGACGGCTATCCACCCGGAAAGTTATAAACTCACTAATAAAATTCTAGCTGACCAGGGTATTGACCTGGCCGACATCCATGAAGATGCCGTCCGTCAGCAGATTAAAGACTGGAATATTCCAAGTCTTGCAGCTGCTTACCAGATCGGGGAAGAGAGCCTCAAGGACATCCAAGAGTCCCTCCTGGCACCCGGACGCGACCCGCGGGATGACTTGGATGCGCCGATCTTGCGCTCGGATGTCTTGAAACTGAGCGACCTCAAAGAAGGCATGGCCTTACAAGGAACCGTCCGCAATGTGGTCGATTTTGGGGCCTTTGTCGACGTTGGTGTCAAGCAGGATGGCCTGGTCCATATCTCCAAGCTCAGCAAGAAATTTGTTAAACACCCGAGTGATGTCGTGGCCGTGGGTGAAATTGTTAATGTGTGGGTGGAATCGGTGGATACCCAAACAGGGCGAATTGGGCTGACGATGATTGAAGACTAA
- the fsa gene encoding fructose-6-phosphate aldolase, with protein MKFFLDTANVDEIKRIAALGLVDGVTTNPSIIAREGRPFEEVIKEICSVVDGPVSAEVVSLDTEGMVKEARELAKWADNVVVKIPMTEAGLAAVHQLAGEGIKTNVTLVFTLSQAVMAAKAGASYVSPFVGRLEDIGTDAYALISDIRDMLDFYGYDTEIIAASIRTLPHFEEVVRRGAHIATIPGKLFPKLWKHPLTDSGIEGFLKDWENFSNK; from the coding sequence GTGAAATTTTTCCTAGATACAGCCAATGTGGATGAAATTAAACGCATCGCTGCTTTGGGCTTGGTGGATGGGGTAACAACTAATCCCAGCATCATCGCGCGTGAGGGACGGCCTTTTGAGGAAGTGATTAAGGAAATTTGTTCCGTTGTCGATGGGCCTGTTAGCGCGGAAGTGGTGAGTTTAGATACAGAAGGTATGGTCAAAGAGGCACGTGAATTGGCTAAGTGGGCAGATAATGTAGTCGTTAAAATCCCCATGACCGAAGCTGGCCTGGCTGCCGTCCACCAATTGGCAGGAGAAGGCATCAAGACCAATGTAACCCTGGTCTTTACCCTCAGCCAAGCGGTCATGGCTGCCAAGGCTGGAGCTAGCTATGTGAGTCCTTTTGTCGGTCGTTTAGAAGATATAGGGACAGACGCTTATGCCCTGATTTCTGATATTCGAGACATGCTGGACTTCTATGGCTATGATACGGAAATTATTGCCGCCAGCATCCGGACCCTGCCTCACTTTGAAGAAGTCGTTCGACGCGGCGCTCACATCGCTACCATCCCAGGCAAATTATTCCCTAAATTATGGAAACATCCCCTAACCGACTCCGGAATCGAAGGCTTCCTCAAAGACTGGGAAAACTTCTCTAATAAATAA
- a CDS encoding O-antigen ligase family protein, translated as MKTLSSDRLPWDLQALLLMILLISNFFPFYITVTVMTVIFIILGVCGLFRPSFTDNSGVMAAFWIFIAYNISISLVYQNWLGVLISFGFAIYLIFFKYYFDAIKPYFVEDLINISLIASFILFIFALLEHFQFIQEWDYTFISEAMGKQHADRVEATFFNPNYYAMMLEFFIIIGLYKLTRTKKLRKKLAFAFITLCNLSAIFFTGARTSFMVVIGSIVVFYYVYGYHKQALVSLGLMGLGVLGLMVTDLFPRMDSLSWALGDRIHIWQTALRALRHNYLFGQGPLTYLQVWNEYPGGKSTIHSHSIYLDPLLSYGIVGCSILFLPFYRFASLINTMRKYPALRLRLALICSFISIVLLHGLLDLTIFWIQTSFLFLIIVLPIKNMIQEAEAGLYPEK; from the coding sequence ATGAAGACCCTCTCAAGCGATCGTTTACCCTGGGACCTGCAAGCCCTGCTCTTAATGATCTTATTAATCAGCAACTTCTTCCCCTTCTATATTACGGTCACCGTGATGACGGTCATCTTTATTATTTTAGGGGTCTGCGGGCTTTTCCGCCCCAGCTTTACGGATAATAGTGGGGTGATGGCAGCCTTTTGGATATTTATCGCTTACAATATTAGCATTTCCCTCGTCTATCAAAACTGGTTGGGTGTCCTCATATCTTTTGGCTTCGCTATCTACTTAATCTTTTTCAAGTATTATTTTGATGCCATCAAGCCTTATTTTGTGGAAGACTTGATCAATATCAGCCTTATCGCTAGTTTTATTCTTTTTATTTTTGCCCTGCTCGAGCACTTTCAGTTCATCCAGGAATGGGACTATACCTTTATTTCCGAGGCTATGGGCAAGCAGCATGCAGACCGGGTCGAAGCGACTTTTTTTAATCCGAATTACTATGCTATGATGCTTGAATTCTTCATCATTATTGGCCTCTACAAGTTGACGCGGACCAAGAAATTGCGAAAGAAATTAGCCTTCGCCTTCATTACCCTCTGTAATCTGTCCGCTATCTTCTTTACTGGAGCTAGGACTAGCTTTATGGTCGTTATCGGATCAATCGTCGTCTTCTACTATGTTTACGGCTACCACAAACAGGCCCTGGTCAGCTTAGGGCTGATGGGGCTAGGCGTTCTCGGTCTAATGGTGACCGACCTCTTCCCCCGCATGGACTCCCTATCTTGGGCCTTGGGGGACCGGATCCATATCTGGCAGACAGCCTTGCGAGCGCTCCGCCACAACTATCTCTTTGGTCAGGGACCCTTGACCTACTTGCAGGTCTGGAACGAATATCCGGGGGGAAAATCAACCATCCATTCCCACAGCATCTACCTGGACCCCCTCCTCAGCTATGGGATTGTCGGCTGCAGCATCCTCTTTCTCCCCTTCTACCGCTTTGCTAGCTTGATTAATACCATGAGAAAGTATCCTGCTCTTCGCTTGCGCTTGGCCCTGATCTGTTCTTTTATTTCCATTGTCCTCCTCCACGGTCTCCTGGACCTGACGATCTTTTGGATCCAGACCAGCTTCCTCTTCCTTATCATTGTCCTACCGATTAAGAATATGATTCAAGAAGCCGAAGCCGGACTCTATCCCGAAAAATAA
- a CDS encoding M13 family metallopeptidase yields the protein MTIDYDSIKDDLYLAVNGDWLAQAEIPADKPATGGFTSLRDRMEDLLLEESQAMREGKIALDQPELEEFVAYYNKALDFEGREAQGSQPLEEEIDQVKALENLADLQTFAKDWTLKNNDLPFAISVEADMKDTDHYTLYLDTPGLVLPDTTYYEEGNEAGQSLLAVYAKQSEELLSYCGIGQADQVTARALAFDRSLAQYMKSNEELADYPKLYNPRTMDQVQAYSASFDFKAYFEALLGQVPDQVIVTQPVFFEHFDELVNADSFDQMKAWLLVQVVNAASNCLSEEMRQIGSQYSLALSGNPETLSKEKQAFYASTAMFDQVIGLYYGKKHFGSQAREDVRQMVVEMIEVYKKRLEANDWLSPETIDKAIVKLDAIDILVGYPDTYPDIYSKFKVDPELSFYGNLQVFSRIKIADRLGRYGQEVDRTEWGMSPATVNAYYNPSFNHICFPAAILQAPFYAIDQSRSQNYGGIGAVIAHEISHAFDNNGAQFDEKGNMTNWWQEQDYEVFSAKAEEMVDQFDGLPFAGGQVNGRMTVSENIADAGGLQAALEACQHEKDYDLEAFFINWARIWCQKARDQYKQLLLNMDVHAPSPLRANVQVKNIDAFHTCFGIQEGDPMYLAKENRVVVW from the coding sequence ATGACTATCGATTACGATTCGATTAAAGATGACCTTTACCTAGCAGTTAATGGAGACTGGCTAGCCCAAGCGGAGATTCCTGCTGATAAGCCAGCTACAGGCGGTTTTACCAGTTTAAGAGACCGGATGGAAGACCTCTTATTAGAAGAAAGCCAAGCCATGCGCGAGGGCAAGATAGCCTTGGACCAGCCAGAATTGGAAGAATTCGTGGCCTATTACAATAAGGCCCTCGATTTCGAGGGGCGCGAAGCTCAAGGGAGTCAGCCCTTAGAAGAAGAAATTGACCAAGTCAAAGCCTTGGAGAACTTGGCTGACTTACAGACCTTTGCAAAAGACTGGACCCTTAAGAATAATGACCTGCCCTTTGCGATCAGTGTGGAAGCGGATATGAAGGATACCGACCACTATACCCTCTACCTGGATACTCCTGGCTTGGTCTTGCCAGACACGACCTATTATGAAGAAGGAAACGAAGCGGGCCAAAGCTTACTAGCTGTCTATGCCAAGCAGTCCGAGGAATTATTGAGCTATTGTGGGATCGGTCAAGCGGACCAAGTCACCGCTCGTGCCTTGGCCTTTGACCGCTCCTTGGCCCAGTATATGAAGAGCAATGAGGAATTAGCGGACTATCCTAAGCTCTATAACCCACGAACGATGGACCAGGTGCAAGCTTATTCGGCTAGCTTTGATTTTAAAGCTTACTTTGAAGCCCTCTTAGGTCAAGTGCCGGACCAGGTGATTGTGACCCAGCCAGTCTTCTTTGAGCATTTTGATGAGCTTGTTAATGCCGATTCCTTCGACCAAATGAAAGCTTGGCTGCTCGTCCAAGTGGTCAATGCGGCGTCGAATTGCCTCAGTGAAGAAATGCGCCAGATCGGCAGCCAGTACAGCCTGGCCCTGTCCGGTAATCCTGAGACCCTATCCAAGGAGAAACAAGCCTTCTATGCAAGTACAGCCATGTTTGACCAAGTCATCGGGCTCTATTACGGGAAGAAGCATTTTGGTTCCCAAGCCCGTGAAGATGTCCGCCAAATGGTTGTGGAAATGATTGAAGTTTACAAGAAACGCTTAGAAGCTAACGATTGGTTGAGCCCTGAAACCATTGACAAGGCCATTGTCAAGCTCGACGCCATCGATATCTTGGTCGGCTATCCGGATACTTATCCTGACATCTACAGCAAATTCAAGGTAGACCCTGAGCTCAGCTTCTACGGCAACCTCCAAGTCTTCAGCCGGATAAAGATTGCTGACCGATTGGGACGTTATGGCCAAGAGGTTGACCGGACCGAGTGGGGGATGTCACCAGCGACGGTCAATGCCTACTACAATCCAAGTTTCAACCATATCTGCTTCCCTGCGGCTATCTTACAGGCGCCCTTCTATGCCATTGACCAGAGCCGGAGCCAGAACTATGGGGGGATTGGAGCCGTGATTGCCCATGAAATATCCCACGCCTTCGACAACAATGGGGCCCAATTCGATGAAAAAGGGAATATGACCAATTGGTGGCAAGAGCAAGATTATGAGGTCTTTTCTGCTAAAGCGGAAGAAATGGTCGACCAATTCGACGGCTTGCCTTTTGCTGGAGGACAAGTGAATGGGCGGATGACGGTTTCTGAAAATATTGCCGATGCCGGCGGTCTCCAAGCGGCTCTTGAGGCCTGCCAGCACGAGAAAGATTATGACTTAGAAGCCTTCTTCATTAATTGGGCAAGGATCTGGTGCCAAAAAGCTCGGGACCAATACAAGCAATTGCTGCTCAATATGGACGTCCATGCCCCAAGTCCACTGAGAGCTAATGTCCAAGTCAAGAATATCGACGCTTTCCATACTTGCTTTGGCATCCAGGAGGGCGATCCCATGTACCTAGCTAAAGAAAATCGTGTGGTGGTTTGGTAG
- a CDS encoding helix-turn-helix transcriptional regulator, which yields MLAENLKFLREKNNYYQKDIAKKLNRKTNSTISDWENGKYTPSLVEELAAIYHVGIDELLKEDLREKYQSPSDQLIEIYESLDTDKQAQLLHYAQDLKE from the coding sequence GTGTTAGCAGAAAATTTAAAATTTTTGCGCGAAAAAAATAATTACTACCAAAAGGATATCGCCAAAAAGCTCAACCGTAAAACAAATTCAACAATTTCGGACTGGGAAAATGGTAAGTATACCCCATCCCTGGTCGAAGAATTAGCCGCCATATACCATGTCGGCATTGACGAGCTCTTGAAAGAAGATTTACGAGAAAAATACCAGAGTCCTAGCGACCAACTCATAGAAATTTATGAATCCCTAGATACCGATAAACAAGCTCAGCTGCTTCACTATGCCCAAGACTTAAAGGAATAA
- the argS gene encoding arginine--tRNA ligase, whose amino-acid sequence MDLKHHVAEVIYESVSDHLDVDQIEAALETPKHSDHGDIAFPCFLLAKALRKAPQAIAQELAAEINDPALDKVEAVGPYLNFFLKPDQVSKQVLKEILSQGSDYGQQDLGHGGNVTIDMSSPNIAKPMSMGHLRSTVIGNAIGNILAKVGFNPIRINHLGDWGTQFGKLIVAYRLWGTEEEVRANPIQELLRLYVKFHEEAEKDESLNDKGRQAFKALEEGSEEELALWRWFRSESLKEFNRIYAMLGIEFDSDKGEAFYNDKMDRVIDLLEEKDLLKVDNGATIVDLDKYDLIPALVKKSDGATLYMTRDLAAALYRKDHYDFAQSLYVVGNEQSIHFKQLKAVLKEMGYDWYDDIHHIPFGLVTKDGKKLSTRKGKVVLLEEALNEAIRLAEAQIEEKNPDLANKDQVAHQVGVGAVIFHDLKNDRMNNFDFKLSEIVQFEGETGPYVQYANARAHSILRKSGRELDLAADYSLEDPEAYTIIKALNDFPETIEKAYRHYEPSVIAKYAINLAQNFNRYYAHNRILEEDEGLESRLALVKATTVVLEAALNLLGVAAPHEM is encoded by the coding sequence ATGGATTTAAAACATCATGTTGCCGAAGTGATTTATGAGTCAGTTTCTGACCACTTGGATGTGGATCAGATCGAAGCTGCCCTCGAAACTCCTAAGCATAGTGACCACGGCGATATTGCCTTTCCCTGCTTCCTCTTAGCCAAGGCCTTGCGCAAGGCACCCCAAGCCATTGCTCAAGAACTCGCAGCTGAGATAAATGATCCTGCTTTAGACAAGGTTGAAGCAGTGGGTCCTTACTTGAATTTCTTCCTCAAGCCGGACCAAGTGTCTAAGCAAGTCTTAAAAGAAATTCTCAGCCAGGGGTCAGATTACGGCCAACAGGACTTAGGCCACGGCGGCAATGTCACCATCGATATGTCTAGCCCGAATATTGCAAAACCCATGTCCATGGGCCACCTGCGTTCTACGGTGATTGGGAATGCGATTGGGAATATTTTGGCCAAGGTCGGCTTTAACCCCATTCGGATCAACCACCTGGGCGACTGGGGGACGCAGTTCGGGAAATTAATCGTTGCCTATCGCTTATGGGGAACAGAAGAAGAAGTCCGGGCGAATCCAATCCAAGAACTTTTACGCCTCTACGTGAAGTTCCACGAAGAAGCCGAGAAAGATGAGAGCTTAAACGACAAGGGCCGCCAAGCTTTCAAGGCCTTGGAAGAAGGTTCGGAAGAAGAATTAGCCCTCTGGCGTTGGTTTAGAAGCGAGTCCCTCAAAGAATTCAACCGCATCTATGCCATGTTAGGCATTGAATTCGATTCCGACAAGGGCGAAGCCTTCTACAATGACAAGATGGACCGGGTCATCGACCTCTTGGAAGAAAAGGACCTGCTCAAGGTCGATAATGGGGCGACGATTGTTGACTTAGACAAGTATGACCTGATCCCTGCCTTAGTCAAAAAGTCAGATGGAGCGACCCTCTATATGACCCGCGACCTGGCCGCTGCCCTCTACCGCAAGGATCACTATGACTTTGCTCAGTCCCTCTATGTGGTGGGTAATGAGCAAAGCATCCACTTCAAGCAATTGAAGGCGGTCCTCAAAGAAATGGGTTACGACTGGTACGATGACATCCACCATATTCCGTTCGGTCTGGTGACCAAGGATGGGAAGAAGCTCTCCACCCGTAAAGGTAAAGTTGTCCTTCTCGAGGAGGCCCTCAATGAAGCCATCCGCCTAGCGGAAGCACAAATTGAAGAAAAGAATCCAGACTTAGCCAATAAAGACCAGGTTGCCCACCAAGTTGGGGTCGGTGCTGTCATCTTCCACGACCTGAAGAATGACCGGATGAATAACTTTGACTTCAAACTCAGTGAAATTGTCCAGTTTGAAGGGGAGACCGGGCCTTATGTCCAATACGCCAATGCTCGGGCGCATTCCATCTTGCGCAAGTCAGGTCGCGAGCTTGACCTGGCGGCTGACTATAGCTTGGAAGACCCAGAAGCCTATACCATTATCAAGGCCTTAAATGACTTCCCAGAAACCATTGAAAAGGCCTACCGTCACTATGAGCCAAGCGTGATTGCTAAGTATGCGATCAACCTCGCTCAGAACTTTAACCGCTACTATGCCCACAACCGTATCCTTGAAGAGGATGAAGGCTTAGAGTCACGTTTAGCCCTCGTTAAAGCAACGACGGTTGTTTTAGAAGCCGCCTTGAACCTGCTCGGTGTCGCTGCACCGCATGAAATGTAG
- a CDS encoding helix-turn-helix domain-containing protein, with product MKRKYLGDWRKSRGMTQEQLAQAVHITTRTIANYEKDPNNLYHASYANVLKIAEVLNIHPDQLEIK from the coding sequence ATGAAAAGAAAATATTTAGGAGATTGGCGCAAGAGTAGGGGAATGACCCAGGAACAATTGGCTCAGGCTGTGCATATTACGACCAGGACCATTGCCAATTATGAGAAAGACCCCAATAATCTCTACCATGCCTCTTATGCTAATGTATTAAAAATAGCAGAGGTTTTAAATATTCATCCGGACCAATTAGAAATCAAATAA